A part of Candidatus Bathyarchaeota archaeon genomic DNA contains:
- a CDS encoding endonuclease Q family protein has product MKVIADLHIHGRYSRATSEQMSLTEIARYAKIKGLNLVGTGDFTHPLWLKEIKETLRVDADTGLMQLAQSDSSVRFMLQTEVCTIFEVDGESKKVHHVILAPGLEAAEQINDRLTRFGDLASDGRPILDASAPQLVEEVMAVSADNMVFPAHAWTPWFSLFGAFSGFDAVEDCYRDMTCHIHALETGLSSDPQMNWRLSKLDRYALLSNSDCHSFWPWRIGREANVFDLPDLTYRDVTSAIIDNDPMRFKFTIETDPAYGKYHWTGHRNCKIALSPKEAIKFGNICPVCRRKLTKGVEQRVEELADRPADYNRADAPGFKRLLPLHEVIAAVVGTDSPAIQAVWKPYNLLLERFGDEYSVLLDAPLEEMAKVVEAPFAEAVMQVRGGAAKVTPGYDGVYGQLVLGLEAAKVKPKTLSTPRVQQRSMSDFW; this is encoded by the coding sequence ATGAAAGTTATAGCTGACCTGCATATCCACGGCAGATACAGCCGCGCAACCAGCGAGCAAATGAGCTTAACCGAAATCGCTCGGTACGCAAAAATCAAGGGCTTAAACTTGGTGGGCACAGGCGACTTTACCCATCCCCTGTGGCTAAAAGAGATCAAAGAAACCCTGCGTGTTGACGCCGACACTGGCTTAATGCAGCTGGCCCAGAGCGATTCATCCGTGCGGTTTATGCTTCAAACCGAAGTCTGCACCATCTTTGAGGTTGACGGAGAATCAAAAAAGGTTCATCACGTAATCCTTGCCCCCGGCCTTGAAGCCGCCGAGCAAATCAACGATCGGTTAACACGCTTCGGCGACTTAGCCAGCGACGGCCGACCCATCCTTGACGCCTCCGCGCCGCAGCTGGTGGAGGAAGTTATGGCTGTGTCCGCGGACAACATGGTTTTTCCTGCGCATGCCTGGACGCCCTGGTTTAGCCTCTTTGGCGCGTTTAGCGGCTTTGACGCCGTCGAAGACTGCTACCGGGACATGACATGCCATATCCACGCATTGGAAACGGGGCTTTCGTCTGATCCGCAGATGAACTGGCGACTAAGCAAGCTGGACCGCTACGCGCTGCTCTCTAACAGTGACTGCCACAGCTTCTGGCCTTGGCGCATCGGTAGAGAAGCCAATGTCTTTGACCTCCCCGACTTAACCTACAGAGACGTAACCTCCGCCATCATAGACAATGACCCCATGCGCTTCAAATTCACCATAGAAACCGACCCTGCCTACGGCAAATACCACTGGACGGGCCACCGCAACTGCAAAATCGCACTGTCGCCCAAGGAAGCTATCAAATTCGGCAACATCTGCCCCGTCTGCCGCCGCAAACTCACCAAGGGCGTGGAGCAACGCGTCGAGGAACTTGCTGACCGACCCGCCGACTACAATAGAGCCGATGCACCGGGCTTTAAGCGGTTGTTGCCGTTGCATGAAGTTATCGCAGCGGTGGTTGGAACCGATTCCCCTGCCATCCAAGCAGTCTGGAAACCTTACAACCTGCTTCTGGAGCGTTTCGGCGACGAATACTCGGTGCTGTTGGATGCGCCGCTTGAGGAAATGGCGAAGGTTGTGGAGGCGCCGTTTGCAGAGGCGGTTATGCAGGTGAGGGGGGGCGCCGCGAAGGTGACGCCTGGCTACGATGGGGTTTATGGGCAGCTGGTGCTGGGGTTAGAGGCGGCTAAAGTTAAGCCTAAAACGTTGTCTACGCCTCGGGTGCAGCAGCGTAGCATGTCTGATTTCTGGTAG
- a CDS encoding NAD(P)H-dependent oxidoreductase, with product MSQIKVLAFAGSLRVGSYNKALVRAAVKVAPSSVAIEVYDLAGIPPYNADQESNPPQSVVEFKQKIQSADALLIATPEYNYSVSGVLKNALDWASRPKTDTPLLGKPVAVMSASTGRFGGARAQYHLRQCFVFLDMHPVNRPEVMLSDAAHNVDEEGNINNQKTLELIVQLLDALAQWTIKLQALPQ from the coding sequence ATGTCTCAGATTAAGGTTCTTGCTTTTGCAGGTAGCCTCCGCGTGGGCTCCTATAACAAGGCGCTTGTCCGAGCCGCAGTCAAAGTCGCCCCCTCCAGCGTCGCCATAGAAGTTTATGATTTAGCAGGTATCCCGCCCTACAACGCTGACCAAGAAAGCAACCCGCCCCAGAGTGTGGTGGAGTTTAAGCAGAAAATCCAAAGCGCCGATGCCCTCTTAATCGCTACCCCCGAATACAATTACTCGGTTAGCGGCGTGCTGAAAAACGCCCTTGACTGGGCAAGCAGACCCAAAACCGACACTCCGCTGCTGGGTAAACCCGTCGCAGTCATGAGTGCCTCAACTGGCAGGTTCGGCGGGGCAAGAGCGCAGTATCATCTGCGGCAATGCTTTGTTTTCCTTGACATGCATCCTGTTAACCGCCCCGAAGTGATGCTTTCTGACGCTGCCCACAACGTGGACGAGGAGGGAAACATCAATAACCAAAAGACGCTGGAGCTGATAGTGCAACTGCTAGATGCGCTGGCACAGTGGACAATTAAGCTTCAAGCACTGCCCCAGTAA
- the hypA gene encoding hydrogenase nickel incorporation protein HypA has protein sequence MHEWALAEGILASAEKIAEQEGLESVSEVTIRVGELQQVEPPILRFALKQLRGGKLKDAKFRILKAKSALKCRVCASTWQYSTRKLDKATAEAIHFVPEVAHSYIKCPKCGSPDFEIASGRGVWLEDLKGAKPQ, from the coding sequence ATGCATGAATGGGCGTTAGCTGAAGGCATCCTTGCCTCAGCAGAGAAAATCGCGGAGCAAGAGGGCCTCGAGTCAGTTTCAGAGGTCACCATCCGCGTCGGTGAACTGCAGCAGGTGGAGCCGCCTATCCTGCGTTTTGCCCTCAAGCAGCTCCGCGGCGGCAAACTCAAAGACGCCAAATTCCGCATCCTCAAAGCCAAATCCGCCCTTAAATGCCGAGTCTGCGCCAGCACCTGGCAGTACAGCACCAGAAAACTCGACAAAGCCACCGCCGAAGCCATCCACTTCGTCCCCGAAGTCGCCCACAGCTACATAAAATGTCCCAAATGCGGCAGCCCCGACTTCGAAATCGCCTCTGGACGCGGCGTATGGCTCGAAGACCTAAAAGGAGCCAAACCCCAGTGA
- a CDS encoding Mrp/NBP35 family ATP-binding protein, whose translation MDPRVNVIEKRLAGVSRIVAVSSGKGGVGKSMVATALALSLVKGGCRVGLFDVDFTGPSTHIILGVPNSVQPTEDKGLVPAVVEGLEYMSLVYFVGDRAAPLRGADVSNALIELLAVTQWGKLDYLIIDMPPGIGDAVLDLVRLVKRIEFLVVTTPSMLAFEVVKKQVSLLTELKMPVIGVVENMKINASDAVEKQTEKLGLTYLGSVAYDPQVENAIGDPAKLQQTAMGKAMPQIIKAAAKGTSHAH comes from the coding sequence ATAGATCCCCGGGTAAACGTAATTGAGAAGCGACTAGCAGGGGTAAGCCGGATTGTTGCGGTTTCCAGCGGTAAAGGCGGCGTCGGCAAAAGCATGGTTGCCACGGCATTGGCGCTCTCTCTTGTTAAGGGAGGCTGCAGGGTGGGGCTTTTCGACGTGGACTTCACGGGGCCGTCCACCCACATTATATTGGGGGTGCCAAACTCGGTGCAGCCAACCGAGGACAAGGGTTTGGTTCCAGCTGTTGTGGAGGGACTCGAGTACATGTCGCTGGTGTATTTTGTCGGCGACAGGGCGGCGCCGCTGCGGGGAGCCGACGTATCCAACGCGTTAATCGAGCTTTTAGCAGTTACCCAATGGGGCAAACTGGACTACCTCATAATCGACATGCCACCCGGCATCGGCGACGCAGTCCTGGATTTGGTGCGGCTGGTCAAGCGGATAGAATTTCTGGTCGTGACAACGCCTTCGATGCTTGCTTTTGAAGTCGTCAAAAAACAGGTTTCTTTGCTCACTGAGTTGAAGATGCCCGTTATCGGCGTCGTAGAGAACATGAAGATAAACGCCTCGGATGCAGTAGAGAAGCAAACAGAGAAGCTGGGGCTCACTTACCTGGGCTCAGTTGCCTATGACCCCCAAGTTGAAAACGCCATCGGAGACCCCGCTAAACTACAGCAAACCGCCATGGGCAAAGCTATGCCACAAATCATAAAAGCCGCCGCAAAGGGAACCAGCCATGCCCATTAA
- a CDS encoding HAD family hydrolase, whose protein sequence is MPIKAVIFDYIGTLVNCRGYSMQDSEDNLYRALCAEGFEMEKAAFLDAYNLAHQKYRRIRYEEYREVTNAVWVAEALGTLGFTVTPADNRVKAALNVFFQDFIDTLELRSGAKTLLRQTGTQAKLGLISNFTHGPVIHRSLRKIGIHPYFHAIVVSQDVGWRKPSSRIFQDTLARLQVKAEEAVFVGDSPIEDIGGAKNAGIKTVFVPSQFNSLKDLAESQQVADEVAEDLAVLREKLLRMLSP, encoded by the coding sequence ATGCCCATTAAAGCCGTCATCTTCGACTACATCGGCACATTGGTGAACTGCAGAGGCTACAGTATGCAGGACTCCGAGGACAACCTCTACCGTGCACTCTGCGCTGAGGGCTTCGAAATGGAAAAGGCCGCTTTTTTGGATGCCTACAACTTGGCACATCAGAAGTACCGCCGGATACGCTATGAGGAATACCGTGAAGTCACCAACGCCGTCTGGGTTGCGGAGGCGCTGGGCACGCTGGGATTCACCGTTACTCCCGCCGATAATCGGGTAAAAGCGGCGCTTAACGTGTTCTTCCAAGACTTCATCGACACCCTCGAACTGCGCAGCGGCGCCAAAACGCTCCTCAGGCAAACCGGCACGCAGGCGAAGCTGGGGCTAATCAGCAACTTCACCCATGGACCCGTAATCCACCGGAGCCTACGCAAAATCGGCATCCACCCCTACTTCCACGCCATAGTCGTCTCCCAAGACGTTGGCTGGCGCAAACCCAGCTCCCGCATCTTCCAGGATACACTGGCGCGGCTTCAGGTTAAAGCGGAAGAGGCAGTTTTCGTCGGCGACAGCCCCATAGAGGATATAGGGGGCGCCAAAAACGCTGGGATAAAAACGGTTTTTGTGCCCTCACAGTTCAACAGCCTAAAAGACCTCGCGGAAAGCCAGCAGGTAGCAGACGAGGTAGCTGAGGACTTGGCGGTTTTGAGGGAAAAACTGCTCCGGATGCTTTCCCCTTAG
- a CDS encoding ribbon-helix-helix protein, CopG family: MANPTRITVAFDKPTADLLEKISTEAQASQSEIMRRAIKFYSENKALEDPAVKKKIRQYQDMLLTGEHIILDVDHWLMFLQLIASSPQKDQFWKEHREVARSHWEQLKTVHSTEDMLTRLEACNFYRLIKNAPNDYTLVLVSEVSKDFIRIFLEEYFAAMGAKVEIKENLTKLRVILKPNGSKV, from the coding sequence ATGGCAAACCCCACACGAATAACCGTAGCCTTCGATAAACCCACAGCTGACCTGCTGGAAAAAATCAGCACCGAAGCCCAAGCCTCCCAGAGCGAAATCATGCGCCGCGCCATAAAATTCTACAGCGAAAACAAAGCCCTCGAAGACCCAGCCGTCAAGAAAAAAATCCGCCAATACCAAGACATGCTCCTAACCGGCGAACACATCATACTTGACGTTGATCACTGGCTTATGTTTCTGCAGCTTATTGCTTCCTCTCCGCAGAAGGATCAGTTCTGGAAGGAACACCGTGAGGTTGCACGCTCTCATTGGGAACAGCTGAAAACTGTTCACTCCACAGAGGACATGTTGACTCGTCTAGAAGCCTGCAACTTCTATCGCCTAATCAAGAATGCGCCTAACGATTATACGTTGGTGTTGGTTTCGGAGGTTTCTAAGGATTTTATCCGGATTTTCCTTGAGGAGTATTTTGCGGCGATGGGTGCGAAGGTGGAGATTAAGGAGAACCTTACCAAGCTGCGGGTTATCCTTAAGCCCAACGGCTCAAAAGTTTAA